A DNA window from Ranitomeya imitator isolate aRanImi1 chromosome 2, aRanImi1.pri, whole genome shotgun sequence contains the following coding sequences:
- the LOC138661866 gene encoding Fanconi anemia group F protein-like, with amino-acid sequence MAEKMKTLLDNLDQFLEVLALSQSVHVEDWDILHVQRALEWGTYFQHVHHQYKANKPLRNSIEAHLTRKNQELSEYLKTYHHVTFDDLSKGRNLLSMCLLQNQALPDPIFKYVTELLRNSESKGAESTSVTHVISQKVASQLLLALPILASEGFYELSDNPILMTQSNLLRKRLEGRFEVSEDNQKSSIVSDILGQISRPHVYHLLVAVLLSNKASEHQDPISDLLLDWVLSDEDLSGGLFMNVRCQVLARLSFMSFKFRNIYLEYLVKMGSSMEPDLSCRKWVSDSFNLTFDGLMDHYKRLMEGPEDLKGSLITKLRTLKNKDGNYEVPGVSIWTDVLAEIQKP; translated from the coding sequence ATGGCTGAGAAGATGAAGACCCTGCTGGACAATTTGGACCAATTTCTAGAAGTTCTAGCATTGTCTCAGAGTGTTCATGTCGAAGATTGGGATATCCTTCATGTCCAGCGAGCTCTTGAATGGGGAACCTATTTTCAGCATGTCCACCATCAGTACAAGGCAAATAAACCTCTTAGAAACTCAATAGAAGCTCATCTTACCAGGAAAAACCAAGAACTTTCTGAATATCTGAAAACTTACCATCACGTTACGTTTGATGACCTAAGTAAAGGCCGGAATCTCCTGAGTATGTGTCTCCTCCAGAACCAGGCTCTTCCTGATCCCATATTCAAGTACGTGACCGAACTGCTCCGAAACTCCGAATCCAAAGGTGCTGAGTCTACGAGTGTAACCCATGTGATATCCCAAAAAGTGGCCTCACAACTACTTCTAGCTCTTCCTATATTGGCGTCTGAAGGATTTTATGAGTTATCGGACAACCCTATACTAATGACACAATCCAACCTCCTGAGAAAACGTTTAGAAGGACGATTTGAGGTGTCAGAAGACAACCAGAAGTCCTCCATCGTGTCAGATATTCTTGGCCAGATTTCCAGACCACATGTCTACCACCTGCTAGTAGCTGTTCTTTTATCTAACAAAGCATCCGAACACCAGGACCCCATATCTGATCTTCTCCTGGATTGGGTTCTGTCAGATGAGGACCTCTCTGGTGGCCTTTTCATGAATGTAAGATGCCAGGTCCTGGCGAGGTTAAGCTTCATGTCCTTCAAGTTCAGGAACATCTACTTGGAATATTTGGTTAAGATGGGTAGTAGTATGGAACCAGACCTGAGTTGTCGGAAATGGGTCAGTGACTCCTTTAACCTGACTTTTGATGGATTGATGGATCATTATAAGCGTCTGATGGAAGGACCTGAAGACTTAAAAGGCTCCTTAATAACTAAACTTCGGACCCTAAAAAATAAGGATGGGAACTATGAAGTGCCTGGTGTTAGTATATGGACCGATGTACTGGCTGAAATACAAAAACCTTAA